In Populus nigra chromosome 10, ddPopNigr1.1, whole genome shotgun sequence, the following proteins share a genomic window:
- the LOC133705846 gene encoding glycerol-3-phosphate acyltransferase 5-like, which translates to MDSVVSELEGTLLKGGDPFSYFMLVAFEASGLLRFALLLILWPVIWLLDMLGMGEYGLKLMVFVAIAGVSESEIESVARAVLPKFYLDDIDMEAWKVFSSYDKRVVVTKMPRIMAERFVKEHLRADEVIGSELVISRFGFATGFVKGNIIDSYISSRVAKLFIDEKPCLGQGRVTSSFLSLCKEQIHPPCMTNQKQQHDHQLVRPLPVIFHDGRLVKRPTPSMALLIILWMPIGIVLAAVRILVGIMLPMWAKPYLSKMLGGKVIVKGKPPPPASSGNSGVLFVCTHRTLMDPVVLSTVLRRKIPAVTYSISRLSEILSPIPTVRLTRIRDVDADQIKRELARGDLVVCPEGTTCREPFLLRFSALFAELTDQIVPVAMNYRVGFFHATTARGCKALDPIFFFMNPRPVYEVTFLSQLPVEATCSSGKSPHDVANYVQRILAATLGFECTNFTRKDKYRVLAGNDGSVSHTSFANQLKKVVSTFKPFFH; encoded by the exons GTGATTTGGTTACTGGATATGTTAGGGATGGGAGAATATGGGCTCAAGCTAATGGTCTTTGTTGCCATTGCGGGTGTTAGTGAATCGGAGATTGAGTCGGTAGCAAGAGCAGTTTTGCCAAAGTTTTACTTGGATGATATTGACATGGAAGCATGGAAGGTGTTTAGCTCATATGATAAAAGAGTTGTAGTGACTAAGATGCCGAGGATCATGGCTGAGAGGTTTGTGAAGGAGCATTTGCGAGCCGATGAGGTTATTGGAAGTGAACTTGTGATTAGTCGGTTTGGGTTCGCCACAGGATTTGTCAAGGGCAACATTATTGATTCTTATATTTCGAGTCGAGTCGCCAAACTGTTTATTGACGAAAAACCTTGTCTTGGACAAGGAAGGGTTACTTCTTCATTCCTATCTTTATGCAAG GAACAAATACACCCCCCATGCATGACCAATCAAAAGCAGCAGCATGATCATCAGCTCGTCCGCCCTCTCCCGGTCATCTTTCATGATGGCCGCCTAGTCAAGCGTCCGACACCGTCCATGGCTCTCCTAATCATCCTATGGATGCCTATAGGCATCGTCCTCGCAGCAGTTCGGATTCTAGTGGGAATTATGCTACCGATGTGGGCTAAACCTTACTTGTCCAAGATGTTGGGTGGCAAAGTTATTGTCAAAGGCAAACCACCACCTCCCGCGTCCAGTGGCAATAGCGGTGTGCTGTTTGTTTGCACCCACCGAACCCTGATGGACCCTGTCGTCTTATCTACGGTGCTAAGACGTAAAATCCCAGCAGTCACATACTCCATTTCAAGATTATCAGAGATCTTATCGCCAATCCCCACCGTCCGATTAACAAGGATTCGCGATGTGGATGCTGATCAAATCAAACGAGAACTGGCCAGAGGTGACCTTGTGGTTTGTCCAGAAGGAACAACTTGTAGAGAACCATTCCTATTGAGATTTAGTGCACTCTTCGCTGAATTAACTGACCAAATAGTGCCAGTGGCAATGAACTATAGGGTTGGTTTTTTCCATGCAACTACAGCTAGAGGATGCAAAGCTTTGGACCCAATATTCTTCTTCATGAATCCCAGACCAGTTTACGAGGTGACTTTCTTGAGTCAGTTGCCAGTAGAAGCTACGTGCTCATCTGGTAAAAGCCCACATGATGTTGCAAATTATGTCCAAAGAATCTTAGCAGCTACGTTAGGATTTGAATGCACGAACTTCACCAGGAAGGACAAGTACAGGGTTCTTGCTGGGAATGATGGATCCGTATCGCACACCTCCTTTGCTAATCAACTTAAGAAGGTGGTGAGCACGTTCAAGCCCTTTTTTCACTAG
- the LOC133705847 gene encoding probable E3 ubiquitin-protein ligase RHC2A, producing the protein MSSPTTPSFWCYGCSRFVQVWRQDSLTCAECESGFIEEIENPPHVIQTEISSDRHRRFSPAAGTMFMIGNRSIPHNRNRRGGGAGSGDRSPMNPVILLRGGAGGAADDVVGDDGGRGGGGFELYYDDGGGSGLRPLPPSMSEFLLGSGFERLLDQLAQIEINGGFGRYENQHPPASKSAIESMPTVIVNESHIFTESHCAVCKEAFELESEAREMPCKHIYHTDCILPWLSIRNSCPVCRRELPSGDEDGGDGDNGVASPLPEAGNGQGNNEEEAVGLTIWRLPGGGYAVGRFTGARRGERELPVVYTEMDGAFNNGGLPRRVSWGSRGGGRRENGGGGSGGNRRLGFGRALRHWFACFGTGHSSNLDSRVTGSSRPYSVFRSSSSMRRRDWAREINSARRR; encoded by the coding sequence atGTCATCTCCAACAACGCCGTCTTTTTGGTGCTATGGATGCAGCCGTTTCGTTCAGGTTTGGAGACAAGACTCGTTAACTTGCGCAGAATGTGAATCCGGGTTCATTGAAGAAATCGAAAACCCACCGCACGTAATTCAAACAGAAATATCGAGTGACCGACACCGCAGGTTTTCTCCCGCTGCCGGAACCATGTTCATGATCGGTAACCGCTCAATCCCCCATAACCGGAACCGACGGGGTGGTGGCGCCGGGAGCGGAGACCGGTCTCCGATGAATCCTGTGATCTTGCTTCGTGGTGGGGCTGGAGGGGCGGCGGATGACGTGGTGGGAGACGACGGTGGCCGAGGTGGTGGTGGGTTTGAGCTTTATTACGATGACGGTGGTGGGTCCGGGTTGAGGCCGTTGCCGCCGAGCATGTCGGAGTTTTTGCTGGGATCAGGGTTTGAGAGATTGTTAGATCAGTTAGCACAGATTGAAATAAATGGAGGGTTTGGTCGGTATGAGAATCAGCATCCACCGGCCTCGAAATCCGCGATTGAATCGATGCCTACGGTAATTGTTAATGAATCCCATATTTTTACTGAATCTCATTGTGCTGTTTGTAAAGAGGCTTTTGAATTAGAATCCGAAGCACGGGAGATGCCTTGTAAACATATTTATCATACTGATTGTATACTTCCTTGGTTATCTATTCGTAATTCTTGTCCTGTTTGTCGACGTGAGTTGCCTTCTGGTGATGAAGATGGTGGCGATGGTGATAATGGGGTTGCGAGTCCGTTGCCTGAAGCGGGGAATGGGCAGGGAAATAACGAGGAGGAGGCAGTTGGATTGACGATATGGAGGTTACCCGGAGGAGGGTATGCGGTGGGGAGGTTTACAGGGGCGAGGAGGGGAGAAAGGGAGTTGCCTGTGGTTTATACAGAGATGGATGGTGCCTTTAACAATGGTGGATTGCCGAGGAGGGTATCTTGGGGGTCTAGAGGGGGTGGAAGGAGGGAAAATGGTGGTGGGGGTAGTGGTGGTAATAGACGGCTTGGTTTTGGGAGAGCTTTGAGGCACTGGTTTGCTTGTTTTGGCACGGGGCATAGTTCGAATTTGGATTCCAGAGTTACAGGGAGCAGTAggccatattcagtttttcgcAGTTCCTCTTCAATGAGGAGAAGAGACTGGGCTAGAGAGATTAACAGTGCAAGGAGACGGTGA
- the LOC133705002 gene encoding aspartic proteinase PCS1-like, which yields MKSLLFCNRPQYQNPPKTNNAYTLSINASFQAVTVALSLPPFIDLSKFSIISKRKQSPNQGKQYISKQNIMAFLQLLVQLFISFILLQSKHCLSSNQPPIVLALRTQKHRTPISTPRLFSTTSKTTDKLLFHHNVTLTVSLTAGTPLQNITMVLDTGSELSWLHCKKEPNFNSIFNPLASKTYTKIPCSSPTCETRTRDLPLPVSCDPAKLCHFIISYADASSVEGNLAFETFRVGSVTGPATVFGCMDSGFSSNSEEDAKTTGLMGMNRGSLSFVNQMGFRKFSYCISDRDSSGVLLLGEASFSWLKPLNYTPLVEMSTPLPYFDRVAYSVQLEGIRVSDKVLSLPKSVFVPDHTGAGQTMVDSGTQFTFLLGPVYSALKQEFLLQTKGVLRVLNEPHYVFQGAMDLCYLIEPTRAALPNLPVVNLMFRGAEMSVSGQRLLYRVPGEVRGKDSVWCFTFGNSDSLGIESFVIGHHQQQNVWMEYDLEKSRIGFAEVRCDLAGQRLGLDV from the coding sequence ATGAAAAGCCTTTTGTTTTGTAACCGTCCCCAATACCAAAACCCCCCCAAAACTAACAACGCGTATACTCTTTCAATTAATGCATCATTTCAAGCAGTAACCGTagctctctccctccctcccttcaTTGATCTTTCAAAGTTTTCAATTATAAGCAAACGAAAGCAAAGCCCCAACCAAGGGAAACAGTACATTAGTAAACAAAACATCATGGCTTTTCTTCAGCTTCTCGTTCAACTATTCATTTCCTTCATTTTATTGCAATCCAAGCACTGTCTCTCTTCGAACCAACCACCAATAGTATTAGCTCTAAGAACCCAAAAGCACCGTACTCCTATCTCTACGCCAAGACTCTTCTCCACCACCTCAAAAACCACGGACAAGCTGTTATTTCACCACAACGTTACCCTCACCGTCTCTCTCACAGCTGGTACACCCCTGCAAAACATTACAATGGTCCTGGACACAGGGAGTGAGCTTTCTTGGCTCCATTGCAAAAAAGAACCAAActttaactcaatttttaatccTCTTGCCTCCAAAACATACACTAAAATTCCCTGCTCTTCACCAACCTGCGAGACCCGAACCCGTGACCTACCCCTACCCGTTTCCTGCGACCCGGCCAAGCTCTGCCACTTCATCATCTCCTACGCGGATGCCTCCTCCGTCGAAGGAAACCTAGCATTTGAAACTTTCCGGGTCGGATCGGTGACGGGACCTGCAACCGTTTTCGGGTGCATGGATTCGGGTTTTAGCTCCAATTCAGAGGAAGATGCGAAGACAACCGGGTTAATGGGCATGAACCGTGGTTCATTATCATTCGTGAACCAGATGGGGTTTCGAAAATTCTCGTATTGCATATCGGATCGCGACTCGTCCGGTGTTTTGCTTCTCGGGGAAGCCAGTTTCTCGTGGCTTAAACCATTAAATTACACTCCTTTGGTTGAAATGTCGACCCCGTTACCCTATTTTGATCGGGTCGCTTACTCGGTTCAGCTCGAGGGAATAAGGGTAAGTGACAAAGTTTTGTCTTTGCCCAAATCGGTGTTTGTGCCGGACCATACCGGTGCTGGTCAAACTATGGTGGACTCGGGTACCCAATTCACGTTTTTGTTGGGGCCGGTTTACAGTGCTCTAAAACAGGAATTTCTGTTGCAAACTAAAGGGGTTTTAAGAGTTTTAAATGAACCTCATTACGTGTTTCAAGGAGCAATGGATCTGTGTTATTTGATTGAACCGACTCGAGCTGCTTTGCCAAATCTACCGGTTGTTAACTTAATGTTTAGAGGAGCCGAGATGAGTGTATCGGGTCAAAGGTTGCTGTATCGGGTTCCGGGTGAAGTTAGAGGGAAAGATTCAGTGTGGTGCTTTACTTTTGGAAACTCTGACTCGTTGGGAATTGAGTCCTTTGTGATTggtcatcatcaacaacaaaatgTTTGGATGGAGTATGATCTTGAAAAATCTAGGATTGGATTTGCTGAGGTTAGGTGTGATCTTGCTGGTCAACGGCTTGGCTTGGATGTCTAA